A single genomic interval of Leptospira dzoumogneensis harbors:
- the mrdA gene encoding penicillin-binding protein 2: MLGGGGSSSATEFRLERSFRLRLYMFSGLVAFALIAFVIQLFNLQIVQGTDNSLKAEKFVRKSETIPAARGEMFDRNFLTPETSMALVSNYSSLDAVLNTSLLKYDPTKVKNFLQEFARTLSIPMSYYEEDLLEPKFSKKIKTKKPFVLLEAISKAQQERISVFDNISKYVILVPSPRRIYKMGPALAHVTGYIGKPSKTDLLTREIKSYQWLGKDGLELQYDSRLRGTDGFRIQKRSSEGNIEEERVVEHSTPGNNLVLTIDKDIQLAAYKALKGARGTAIAMRPSTGEILAMASNPSYDPNVLSGKSRSERTAHYKRVDANGGFLNLAIQSKFPPASTYKTLVALAALESGHKVDYTPETSYQCNGSYTLKSTFAGVPDQVFYCWEKGGHGTNDLAHALQKSCSVYFYNLGYKLGSDPILTYSRLFLLDQKSKVDLPGEIAGQVPSPAWKKRIYGTRWFDGDTINLSIGQGFMSVTPLSMTLFYAGLLNRGQIYQPYIVNEIRDPLDNSIINRTDPQRLSDIPIQSSTVEAIKAGLRLVVKNGTAAFVLNKPGLPDIAGKTGTAQTRRRGSSGSNHAWFIGYAPANAPVSEQVLVAVFVEYGVGGAAGAAPVAREMFRAAFPPGSFKRTAEIPETAPIAPENVQ; encoded by the coding sequence ATGTTGGGGGGAGGAGGATCTTCTTCAGCCACGGAGTTTAGGCTTGAGCGCAGTTTCAGGCTGAGACTATACATGTTCTCCGGACTTGTTGCGTTTGCATTAATTGCATTCGTGATCCAGCTATTCAACCTTCAGATCGTACAAGGAACCGATAACTCTTTAAAGGCGGAGAAGTTCGTCCGAAAAAGTGAGACCATTCCTGCCGCCAGGGGAGAAATGTTCGATAGGAACTTTCTTACTCCTGAAACTTCCATGGCTCTTGTTTCCAATTATTCCAGTTTGGATGCGGTATTAAACACTTCTTTACTCAAATATGATCCAACTAAGGTCAAAAATTTCTTACAGGAATTTGCGAGAACTCTTTCCATTCCGATGTCCTATTACGAAGAGGACTTGTTAGAGCCAAAATTTTCCAAAAAGATCAAAACTAAAAAACCATTCGTACTTTTAGAAGCTATCTCTAAGGCTCAACAAGAGCGTATATCAGTTTTTGATAATATATCTAAATATGTGATCTTAGTACCTTCTCCCAGAAGGATCTATAAGATGGGGCCTGCTCTCGCTCACGTCACCGGATATATAGGTAAGCCTAGTAAAACGGACCTTCTTACCCGTGAGATCAAATCTTACCAATGGCTTGGGAAAGACGGGTTGGAGCTCCAATACGACTCAAGACTTAGAGGAACGGATGGATTTAGGATCCAGAAAAGAAGTTCCGAGGGAAATATCGAAGAAGAAAGGGTGGTAGAACATTCTACTCCCGGAAACAACCTTGTTCTTACGATAGACAAAGACATTCAACTTGCTGCCTATAAGGCGCTCAAAGGTGCCAGAGGGACTGCAATCGCAATGCGTCCTTCCACCGGGGAAATTTTGGCGATGGCTTCTAATCCAAGCTATGATCCGAATGTTCTCTCCGGAAAAAGTAGATCGGAAAGGACCGCACATTATAAGAGAGTGGATGCGAACGGTGGATTTTTAAATCTTGCGATCCAATCCAAATTCCCGCCGGCTTCTACCTATAAAACGTTAGTTGCACTTGCTGCTTTGGAAAGCGGACACAAGGTGGATTATACTCCCGAAACAAGTTACCAATGTAATGGTAGCTACACTCTTAAGTCCACATTTGCGGGTGTTCCAGACCAAGTCTTTTACTGTTGGGAGAAGGGAGGGCATGGTACGAATGACCTGGCTCATGCTCTTCAAAAATCATGCTCCGTGTATTTTTATAATCTTGGATATAAACTAGGTTCTGATCCTATCTTAACTTATTCTCGTTTGTTCCTGCTGGATCAAAAATCCAAAGTAGATCTTCCGGGAGAGATTGCGGGCCAGGTTCCTTCTCCTGCATGGAAAAAAAGGATTTATGGGACCAGATGGTTCGATGGAGATACGATCAACCTTTCTATCGGACAAGGATTCATGTCGGTTACTCCTCTTTCCATGACTTTGTTTTACGCAGGACTATTGAACAGAGGACAGATCTACCAGCCTTATATAGTCAACGAGATCAGGGATCCGTTAGACAATTCCATTATCAATAGAACGGATCCTCAAAGATTGAGCGATATTCCGATCCAATCTTCTACTGTAGAAGCGATCAAAGCCGGGCTTAGATTAGTTGTGAAAAATGGAACTGCTGCATTCGTATTAAATAAACCCGGGCTTCCTGATATTGCAGGAAAAACGGGAACAGCCCAAACAAGAAGAAGGGGATCTTCCGGATCCAACCACGCTTGGTTCATAGGATATGCACCTGCAAATGCTCCTGTCAGCGAACAAGTGTTAGTCGCCGTATTCGTAGAATACGGAGTGGGTGGAGCGGCCGGAGCAGCGCCTGTCGCAAGAGAAATGTTTAGAGCCGCTTTCCCTCCCGGAAGTTTCAAAAGAACTGCGGAGATACCTGAGACCGCTCCTATAGCGCCGGAGAATGTACAATGA
- the rodA gene encoding rod shape-determining protein RodA, with protein MMSDRSIDRIDYFLVGSVIIVVICSVLTLYSQEYNFDDPSVGLMSHKWFKQFLFFLGGLVIMWFVSRINYQLIGAYALFVYGFAILLLALTLVKWIGYLPSSRGARSWIKIGPFLLQASEFAKLATVILLGQYLVLKEKEMKKLVVLVIPFGIVLLPMALILLQPDFGTAVSFLPILFTMLFLGGADYFHIGSFITFGGISLVLPMYVEYSKLTLLNDILAFLQRTGKTDLLSVVNRLGGKTWQVLDGKEVAGANLTPKTIASLREVFDQVIDLEGSFIFKLLSNQGLLIGVGATLIIFSIIMILLRVARGSKTLRSYYIPLGILGVSLISAVVVMKTVPFRENQVIRLTAFLNPDEFKQDAGYQLRASKPAVGSGKLVGKGFLNAEMTEGKIPHVPESSTDFIFASWAEQTGFIGSVFLLFFLFSIPLRGLQISYESKDRFGSLLASGIVAMLFYHMAINIGIVLGLLPVTGIPLTFMSYGGSHLIMSMVAVGIILSIKMRKHAN; from the coding sequence ATGATGTCGGATCGTTCCATAGATAGGATTGACTACTTTTTGGTAGGCTCGGTCATCATAGTGGTGATCTGCAGTGTTCTTACATTATATTCACAAGAATATAATTTTGATGATCCTAGTGTCGGGCTCATGAGCCATAAATGGTTCAAACAGTTCTTATTCTTCCTCGGTGGTTTAGTGATCATGTGGTTCGTGTCCAGGATCAATTACCAATTGATCGGGGCTTATGCGTTATTCGTATATGGATTCGCAATTTTACTCTTAGCGCTTACACTCGTTAAATGGATCGGATATCTCCCTTCCAGTCGAGGTGCAAGATCTTGGATCAAGATAGGACCGTTCTTATTGCAAGCATCCGAGTTCGCAAAACTTGCCACGGTGATCTTACTAGGCCAGTATCTAGTATTAAAAGAAAAAGAAATGAAGAAGCTTGTGGTACTAGTCATCCCATTCGGGATCGTTCTACTCCCAATGGCTTTGATACTATTGCAGCCCGACTTCGGAACTGCGGTATCCTTTTTACCGATCTTATTCACGATGTTATTCTTAGGAGGAGCCGACTATTTTCACATCGGTTCCTTTATCACATTCGGAGGGATCTCACTCGTTCTTCCTATGTATGTGGAATATTCCAAACTTACATTACTGAATGATATCCTCGCATTCTTACAAAGGACCGGAAAAACGGACCTTCTATCCGTAGTAAACCGATTGGGTGGAAAAACCTGGCAGGTATTGGATGGGAAAGAAGTAGCCGGGGCAAATTTAACTCCTAAAACAATCGCCTCATTGAGAGAAGTATTCGATCAGGTAATCGATTTAGAAGGTAGTTTTATATTTAAGCTTCTCTCTAACCAAGGATTATTGATCGGAGTAGGCGCAACGCTCATCATATTTAGTATCATTATGATCTTACTCCGGGTTGCTCGGGGAAGTAAAACATTACGTTCTTATTATATTCCTCTCGGTATTTTGGGAGTCAGTTTGATCTCCGCGGTAGTTGTAATGAAAACTGTTCCTTTCCGGGAAAACCAGGTCATCCGATTGACCGCATTCTTAAATCCGGACGAGTTCAAACAAGACGCAGGATACCAGCTAAGAGCATCCAAACCTGCAGTGGGCTCCGGAAAATTAGTCGGAAAAGGATTTTTAAACGCGGAAATGACGGAAGGAAAGATCCCTCATGTTCCTGAATCCAGTACGGATTTTATTTTCGCGTCTTGGGCGGAACAAACAGGATTTATAGGATCCGTATTTTTGCTCTTCTTCTTATTCTCTATTCCGCTTAGAGGACTGCAGATCAGTTACGAAAGTAAGGACAGATTCGGATCTCTACTAGCATCCGGGATCGTAGCGATGTTATTCTATCATATGGCGATCAATATAGGTATCGTTCTCGGATTATTGCCGGTGACAGGGATCCCTCTAACCTTCATGAGTTACGGTGGTTCTCACTTGATTATGTCCATGGTTGCGGTCGGGATCATTCTCTCTATCAAGATGAGAAAACACGCAAACTGA
- a CDS encoding DUF1858 domain-containing protein: MSEAVKPRFFKEMTVGEAIGLHPEAGLVFSSYHLGGCSHCSINELETIEQVCMGYGVEVDVLLDSLNNLLEDGE, from the coding sequence ATGTCGGAAGCGGTCAAGCCAAGATTTTTTAAAGAAATGACGGTAGGCGAAGCGATCGGTCTTCATCCTGAAGCAGGATTGGTATTCTCTAGCTATCATTTAGGCGGATGCTCTCATTGTTCCATCAACGAACTCGAAACTATCGAGCAAGTTTGTATGGGCTACGGTGTAGAAGTGGATGTTCTTCTAGATAGTCTGAACAATCTACTCGAGGACGGAGAGTAA
- a CDS encoding 6-carboxytetrahydropterin synthase → MFFQETGKFYIRIEERFESSHYLYKYFPDGSDEPIHGHSFKVEVYLSGQKNIGEDGISFDFLTSKRKLKELVAELDHILINDHADFQKTNPTSENMARWFYHGLKDSVAEAQGKVDRIVIHEGPENLAYYEPIS, encoded by the coding sequence ATGTTTTTTCAAGAAACCGGCAAATTCTATATTCGTATCGAAGAAAGGTTCGAATCTTCTCATTATCTCTATAAATACTTCCCTGATGGCTCGGATGAGCCGATTCACGGCCATTCCTTCAAGGTAGAAGTCTATCTCTCCGGCCAAAAGAATATCGGGGAAGACGGGATCAGTTTCGATTTTTTAACCTCAAAACGTAAGCTCAAAGAGTTAGTGGCTGAGTTAGACCATATTCTGATCAATGATCATGCGGATTTCCAAAAGACAAATCCAACTTCTGAGAATATGGCCCGTTGGTTTTATCATGGCTTAAAGGATAGCGTGGCTGAAGCTCAGGGTAAAGTAGATCGGATCGTCATTCACGAAGGCCCGGAAAACTTGGCGTATTACGAGCCGATTTCCTGA